The following coding sequences are from one Caminibacter pacificus window:
- a CDS encoding sulfite exporter TauE/SafE family protein, whose product MITAIIIGIFVGFFSGFLGIGGGTILVPVLLFLGFGFKEAVGISVTQMMMSSIYGSYLNYKKGLLKIKNGLSLAVGGAIGAALSGLIVKYTSKDILGAIFLTLVFIAIIRFFVTVKEPHDEPPIDNKKLFFIGLFVGAIAISVGVGGAILITPILVGFLKYKLKTTVSLSLFFVVFSSVSGFISQSLAGHINYLEGFSIGIASLIGTYFGVKLYHKVDTKIHKKILLAWYIFIFFAMIYKLYFQGN is encoded by the coding sequence TTGATAACTGCTATTATTATCGGCATTTTTGTCGGATTCTTTTCAGGTTTTTTAGGAATTGGTGGCGGAACCATACTTGTTCCCGTACTTTTGTTCTTAGGTTTCGGGTTTAAAGAAGCCGTAGGAATAAGCGTAACACAAATGATGATGAGCTCAATTTACGGCAGTTACCTCAACTACAAAAAAGGTCTTTTAAAAATAAAAAACGGACTCTCTCTTGCCGTAGGAGGCGCAATCGGCGCGGCACTTAGCGGTCTTATAGTCAAATATACTTCAAAAGACATTTTAGGAGCCATATTCTTAACTCTCGTATTTATTGCGATAATAAGATTTTTCGTAACTGTAAAAGAACCCCACGACGAACCGCCGATAGACAATAAAAAACTTTTTTTCATCGGTCTTTTCGTAGGAGCCATAGCCATAAGTGTCGGAGTAGGAGGAGCCATACTCATAACTCCGATATTGGTCGGATTTTTAAAATACAAATTAAAAACCACTGTCAGTCTCAGTCTGTTTTTTGTGGTATTCTCTTCGGTTTCAGGATTTATATCCCAAAGCTTAGCGGGGCATATTAACTATTTGGAAGGTTTTTCAATCGGTATTGCAAGTCTGATAGGTACCTATTTCGGTGTTAAGCTCTACCACAAAGTAGATACCAAAATCCACAAAAAAATTCTTCTTGCTTGGTATATATTCATTTTCTTTGCTATGATATACAAACTATATTTTCAAGGAAATTGA
- a CDS encoding excinuclease ABC subunit A has translation MDLKLISEILIISIIAFRIYILESFNIKSAADKLFALYYIKNHYPILGYIILFYILEIIIIQIALLKIVDIVLIIIFMMELFLIYRHIFIALKTDDRDDYIDIVIKRMFKTLTYSEYQEIKGELYKPLPKWKLYLTEMMVFFFAIWSIEMG, from the coding sequence ATGGATTTAAAACTTATTTCGGAGATTTTGATAATCTCTATTATCGCTTTTAGGATTTATATTTTAGAAAGTTTCAACATAAAATCCGCAGCCGATAAACTATTCGCTCTTTATTACATAAAAAACCACTACCCTATTTTGGGATACATAATCCTTTTTTACATTCTTGAAATCATAATCATCCAAATAGCTCTTTTAAAAATAGTCGATATTGTTTTGATAATTATTTTTATGATGGAGCTTTTCTTAATCTACAGACATATTTTCATAGCACTAAAAACCGACGACAGAGACGATTATATCGATATAGTCATAAAACGAATGTTTAAAACCCTAACTTACAGCGAATACCAAGAAATCAAAGGCGAGCTTTATAAACCCCTACCGAAATGGAAACTCTACCTCACGGAAATGATGGTCTTTTTCTTTGCCATATGGTCTATCGAGATGGGATAA
- a CDS encoding DMT family transporter produces MRKNNLLYHFIALVTIIIWSLTFIQTKILLKYLSPEEILLDRFVIAWIIFFIIFPKIKFFSLKEELIFVFLGFSGIFGYYILENISLSLTSAINVGIIVTSAPIFTTILKITTQKTNSKKVLFSIIGFIFVIIGLLIMEIKHISKPNLGDILAILGALFFGAYSFVLGKVNSKTNSILITRKSFFWGIVFLMIFLFFKHFNFSDIKIYQNVDVWFNILFLSFFATALCFFMWKKAVSKIETKASNYIYLVPIINTLAAVFILNENITASMFISIIIILSGLFISQKFGV; encoded by the coding sequence ATGAGAAAAAACAATCTTTTATACCATTTTATCGCACTTGTTACAATCATCATTTGGAGCCTGACGTTTATACAGACGAAAATCTTACTAAAATATCTAAGCCCCGAAGAAATTTTATTAGATAGATTTGTCATAGCATGGATAATATTTTTTATTATCTTCCCAAAAATAAAATTCTTTTCATTAAAAGAAGAGCTTATTTTCGTGTTTTTAGGTTTTAGCGGTATTTTCGGATATTATATACTCGAAAACATATCCTTATCACTCACATCCGCAATCAATGTAGGAATAATCGTCACATCAGCCCCGATTTTTACTACAATTTTAAAAATCACAACTCAAAAAACAAACTCTAAAAAAGTTTTATTTTCAATAATCGGCTTCATTTTTGTAATCATCGGTTTATTAATAATGGAAATTAAACATATTTCAAAACCGAATCTCGGAGATATATTAGCAATATTAGGAGCTTTGTTTTTCGGTGCATATTCATTTGTTTTAGGAAAAGTAAATTCCAAAACAAATTCGATATTAATTACAAGAAAAAGCTTTTTTTGGGGTATTGTGTTTTTAATGATTTTTTTATTTTTTAAACATTTCAATTTTAGCGATATAAAAATATACCAAAACGTCGACGTGTGGTTTAATATTTTATTTTTATCGTTTTTTGCCACGGCATTATGTTTTTTTATGTGGAAAAAAGCCGTCTCAAAAATAGAAACAAAAGCAAGCAATTATATTTATCTTGTACCGATTATCAATACTCTTGCCGCAGTTTTTATATTAAACGAAAATATTACCGCTTCCATGTTTATATCGATAATTATTATACTCTCAGGACTTTTTATAAGTCAAAAATTCGGCGTATAG
- a CDS encoding AraC family transcriptional regulator produces the protein MKNYFFKDEKISYIEIRKSEDNNLRYKEHFHCEFSIGALIKGTTILSFENKKYHLNKNELVVFNPFELHSCNPYKKQKRSYYMMYVDTQWLFNLQKNIFEVNEFIPIKSAIIKSEKYYSKFIFLCEKIIDSNVLYLEQEALLEEFFSEIFINFLDKKRKKETFEIEKLKKAKKYIEKYFYKNITLFEISQHCELSPYHFSRSFKKAFGISPHKFLMNMRIEKAKKLLKEKNIVDVAYEVGFYDQSHFHKVFKSYTAATPFEYKNYTPNF, from the coding sequence ATGAAAAATTATTTTTTTAAAGATGAGAAAATATCATATATCGAGATAAGAAAAAGTGAAGATAATAATTTAAGGTATAAGGAACATTTTCATTGTGAATTTTCGATAGGCGCTCTTATTAAGGGAACGACAATTTTGAGTTTTGAAAATAAAAAATATCATTTAAATAAAAATGAACTTGTCGTTTTTAATCCTTTTGAGCTTCATTCTTGTAATCCTTACAAAAAGCAAAAAAGAAGTTATTATATGATGTATGTCGATACTCAATGGCTTTTTAATTTACAAAAAAATATATTTGAAGTTAATGAATTTATTCCAATAAAAAGTGCAATAATAAAGAGTGAAAAGTATTATTCTAAATTTATATTTTTATGTGAAAAAATTATTGATTCTAATGTTTTGTATTTAGAACAAGAAGCTTTGCTTGAAGAGTTTTTTAGTGAAATTTTTATAAATTTTTTAGACAAAAAGAGAAAAAAAGAAACATTTGAAATAGAAAAACTAAAAAAAGCAAAAAAATATATCGAAAAATATTTTTATAAAAACATCACTCTTTTTGAGATATCACAACATTGCGAGCTTAGTCCGTATCATTTCAGTAGAAGTTTTAAAAAAGCTTTCGGTATTTCTCCTCATAAGTTTCTTATGAATATGAGAATTGAAAAAGCCAAAAAATTATTAAAAGAAAAAAATATAGTTGATGTGGCATATGAGGTAGGATTTTACGACCAGAGTCATTTTCATAAAGTATTTAAAAGTTATACGGCAGCCACACCTTTTGAATATAAAAACTATACGCCGAATTTTTGA
- the uvrA gene encoding excinuclease ABC subunit UvrA translates to MDKIKIIGARENNLKNIDLEIPKNSLIVFTGLSGSGKSTLAFDTLYAEGQRRYIESLSSYARQFLQKTGKPEVDKIEGLTPAIAIDQKTTSKNPRSTVGTVTEIYDYLRLLYARIGIQHCHLCGKEITQMTPQDIINEVLKLPEGAKIIIYAPLIKEKKGEFHDLLEKLRKEGIIRAYIDGVIVRLDEEIELKKTKKHTIKAVIDRVIVKEENKSRIAEAVEKALNKSFGEVEIEILNAKDLGLEKDFIHYSEHMACFDCKVSFEELEPLAFSFNSPKGACPKCDGLGVTYTLDIEKVIKDKPLNKGAIPLVWGFNKKYYQEFFKALCQEIGVDMNKSFYELDDYQKKIILNGTAYEIEFNYGKHKISKKWPGLRQIALDLYKDEDMSEIMSESVCPACKGFRLKPESLAVKVAGKTIAEIISMPIDEAYKFFSDESNFSHLTNQQKRIAEPILKEIRERLFFLVDVGLGYLTLHRDARTISGGESQRIRIASQIGSGLTGVMYVLDEPSIGLHERDTLKLINTLKNLKNKGNTVIVVEHDRETILNADYIVDIGPGAGKYGGEVVFSGNVEELMKSDTETAKYLRYEKDINYQKNRPQKEWIEIKNVNIHNIKNLNVKIPLRNLVCVTGVSGSGKSSLILQTLLPVAREILNHAHKIQKVKGVEITGLKQLDKVIYLDQSPIGRTPRSNPATYTGVFDDIRALFASTPEAQLRGYTPGRFSFNVKGGRCEVCKGEGQIKIEMHFLPDVLVTCEACGGKRYNEQTLEIKYKGKSIADVLEMSVDEAYEFFEKIPKIKQKLQTLKDVGLGYITLGQNAVTLSGGEAQRIKLAKELSRRDTGNTLYILDEPTTGLHFKDIDNLMKVLQHLVDLGNSVIVIEHNLDFIKNADYIIDMGPEGGSGGGRVIATGSVEEIIKKYKDISYTAKYLAKELERIK, encoded by the coding sequence TTGGACAAAATCAAAATCATAGGCGCCAGAGAAAACAATCTAAAAAATATAGATTTAGAAATTCCGAAAAATTCTCTTATAGTTTTTACGGGTTTATCGGGAAGTGGAAAAAGTACGCTCGCTTTTGATACTTTATATGCCGAGGGACAAAGAAGATATATAGAATCTCTAAGCTCATACGCAAGGCAGTTTTTGCAAAAGACGGGAAAACCGGAAGTCGATAAAATAGAAGGACTCACTCCCGCAATCGCAATAGACCAAAAAACCACTTCCAAAAACCCCCGCTCAACCGTAGGGACGGTTACGGAAATATACGATTATCTAAGACTACTTTATGCAAGAATTGGAATCCAGCACTGCCACCTTTGCGGCAAAGAAATCACTCAAATGACTCCTCAGGATATTATCAATGAGGTTTTAAAACTGCCTGAGGGAGCAAAAATAATAATTTACGCTCCTTTAATCAAAGAGAAAAAAGGCGAATTTCACGATTTGCTTGAAAAACTAAGAAAAGAAGGAATAATAAGAGCCTATATCGACGGCGTCATCGTAAGGCTTGATGAAGAAATCGAACTTAAAAAGACAAAAAAACACACAATAAAAGCCGTAATCGATAGAGTAATCGTAAAAGAAGAAAACAAATCCCGTATCGCAGAAGCGGTCGAAAAGGCCCTAAATAAGAGTTTCGGAGAGGTGGAAATAGAGATTTTAAATGCAAAAGATTTGGGACTTGAGAAGGATTTTATCCATTACAGCGAACATATGGCGTGTTTTGATTGTAAGGTGAGTTTTGAAGAGCTCGAACCTCTTGCGTTTTCTTTTAACTCTCCAAAAGGCGCGTGTCCTAAGTGTGACGGGCTTGGAGTGACTTATACTCTTGATATCGAAAAGGTTATAAAAGACAAACCCCTAAATAAAGGTGCAATTCCGCTTGTCTGGGGATTTAATAAAAAATATTATCAGGAATTTTTCAAGGCTCTTTGCCAAGAAATCGGCGTGGATATGAATAAAAGCTTTTATGAGCTTGATGATTATCAAAAGAAAATAATCCTAAACGGCACGGCTTATGAGATAGAGTTTAATTACGGAAAACATAAAATATCAAAAAAATGGCCCGGACTCAGACAAATAGCTCTTGATTTATACAAAGACGAGGATATGAGTGAGATTATGAGCGAGAGTGTGTGTCCCGCGTGTAAGGGATTCAGGCTAAAACCCGAAAGCCTTGCCGTAAAAGTAGCTGGTAAAACTATCGCCGAAATTATCTCTATGCCAATTGATGAAGCTTATAAATTTTTTAGCGATGAAAGTAATTTTTCTCATCTTACGAATCAGCAAAAAAGAATCGCCGAACCTATACTAAAAGAAATCCGCGAAAGACTCTTTTTCTTAGTGGATGTTGGGCTTGGATATCTCACACTCCACAGAGACGCAAGGACGATAAGCGGAGGTGAGAGTCAAAGAATCAGAATAGCAAGCCAGATAGGAAGCGGACTTACGGGTGTGATGTATGTGCTTGACGAGCCGAGTATCGGACTTCACGAAAGAGATACGCTAAAACTGATAAACACCCTCAAAAACCTTAAAAACAAAGGAAACACCGTAATCGTAGTCGAACACGACAGAGAAACGATACTAAACGCCGATTATATCGTAGATATTGGTCCTGGTGCCGGAAAATACGGAGGAGAAGTCGTATTTTCGGGAAACGTTGAAGAGCTTATGAAAAGCGATACCGAAACGGCTAAATATCTAAGATACGAAAAAGATATAAATTATCAAAAAAACCGCCCTCAAAAAGAGTGGATAGAAATCAAAAACGTAAATATCCACAACATCAAAAACCTAAACGTAAAAATTCCTCTAAGAAACCTGGTATGCGTCACGGGTGTGAGCGGCAGCGGAAAAAGTAGCCTTATTTTACAAACCCTGCTTCCGGTAGCGCGCGAAATCCTCAACCACGCGCACAAAATCCAAAAAGTAAAAGGCGTAGAAATCACGGGGCTCAAACAGCTCGATAAAGTGATATATCTCGACCAAAGCCCGATAGGCAGAACTCCTCGCTCAAATCCTGCGACTTATACGGGAGTGTTTGACGATATAAGAGCGCTTTTCGCTTCAACACCTGAAGCCCAGCTTAGAGGCTATACTCCAGGACGTTTTAGCTTTAACGTAAAAGGCGGAAGATGTGAAGTGTGTAAAGGTGAAGGGCAAATAAAAATCGAAATGCACTTTTTACCCGACGTGCTCGTAACGTGCGAAGCGTGCGGAGGAAAAAGATATAACGAACAGACTCTTGAAATCAAATACAAAGGCAAGTCCATAGCCGACGTTTTGGAAATGAGTGTGGATGAAGCGTATGAGTTTTTTGAAAAAATACCGAAAATCAAACAAAAACTCCAAACCCTAAAAGACGTGGGACTCGGATATATCACACTCGGACAAAACGCGGTAACTCTAAGCGGCGGAGAAGCTCAAAGAATCAAGCTTGCAAAAGAGCTAAGCCGTAGAGATACCGGAAACACCCTTTATATTCTTGACGAGCCGACAACGGGACTTCATTTCAAAGATATTGACAACCTCATGAAAGTATTACAACATCTCGTAGATTTAGGCAACAGCGTAATAGTAATAGAACACAATCTCGATTTTATAAAAAACGCCGATTATATCATCGATATGGGACCTGAGGGAGGAAGTGGCGGCGGTAGAGTAATCGCCACGGGAAGCGTTGAAGAGATTATCAAAAAATACAAAGATATAAGTTATACGGCAAAATATTTGGCAAAAGAATTGGAAAGAATAAAATGA
- a CDS encoding DUF1931 family protein: MPRVVGFKKLEAVFRKAAGVDLDKSKADEIIDIVEKKFHDMLLVAVEKAGYNGRDVIMEPDMPVTKGFEESLRQFRELEEEVDIKDVLQFLEQIPPLKYPISAELEAKLPEYIGALMLIIARVLKELGAERKPSKEAIEKTGRILDLTL, encoded by the coding sequence ATGCCAAGAGTAGTTGGATTCAAAAAACTTGAAGCCGTATTTAGAAAAGCGGCCGGAGTAGATTTGGACAAATCAAAAGCTGATGAAATTATCGATATCGTAGAGAAAAAATTTCACGATATGTTGCTTGTAGCGGTTGAAAAAGCCGGATACAACGGAAGAGACGTAATTATGGAACCTGATATGCCTGTTACAAAAGGTTTTGAAGAGTCTCTTAGACAATTTAGAGAGCTTGAAGAAGAAGTGGATATTAAAGACGTACTTCAATTCTTAGAACAAATTCCACCGCTAAAATATCCTATTAGCGCGGAACTTGAAGCGAAATTGCCTGAGTATATCGGTGCATTGATGTTGATTATCGCAAGAGTTCTAAAAGAGCTTGGAGCTGAGAGAAAACCATCAAAAGAAGCTATCGAAAAAACAGGAAGAATTTTAGACCTTACTCTTTAA
- the accA gene encoding acetyl-CoA carboxylase carboxyl transferase subunit alpha has product MLAVLDFEKRIEELKQQIDVAKIKGDNHAVETLEKELKQEITKTFKNLTPYQKLLLARHPDRPHAIDIIERIMDEKYELHGDREFRDDEAIVCFIGTIEGEKCVVIGEEKGRNTKDKLKRNFGMPHPEGYRKALRVAKLAEKFDLPILFLVDTPGAFPGIGAEERGQSEAIARNLLELSRIKTPTVSVVIGEGGSGGALAIGVADKFAMLKYSVFSVISPEGCAAILWGDNSKSETATKALKISAEELKELGLIDDIIDEPLEGAHRDYDKTAENIKKYFLAQIEELKNLSKEELLQRRFEKYLNYGSFKEAKK; this is encoded by the coding sequence ATCTTGGCGGTACTTGATTTTGAAAAAAGAATAGAAGAGTTAAAACAGCAAATTGACGTTGCTAAAATCAAAGGCGACAATCACGCTGTTGAGACTTTAGAAAAAGAATTAAAACAAGAAATCACTAAAACTTTTAAAAACCTCACCCCATACCAAAAACTTCTTCTTGCTCGTCATCCCGACAGACCTCACGCAATAGACATAATAGAAAGAATAATGGACGAAAAATATGAACTTCACGGCGATAGAGAATTTAGGGATGATGAAGCTATCGTATGTTTTATAGGTACGATTGAGGGTGAGAAATGCGTAGTTATCGGAGAAGAGAAGGGTAGAAACACAAAAGATAAACTAAAAAGAAACTTCGGTATGCCTCATCCCGAAGGATACAGAAAAGCTCTAAGAGTAGCAAAACTTGCGGAAAAATTCGATTTGCCTATTTTGTTTTTGGTGGATACTCCGGGTGCTTTTCCGGGTATCGGTGCCGAAGAGAGAGGACAAAGCGAAGCAATTGCGAGAAATCTTCTTGAATTATCAAGAATTAAAACCCCTACCGTTTCGGTTGTAATCGGTGAAGGCGGTAGCGGCGGAGCTCTTGCAATCGGTGTGGCGGACAAATTCGCAATGCTTAAATATTCGGTATTTAGCGTTATTTCACCTGAGGGCTGTGCCGCTATTTTGTGGGGTGATAATTCTAAATCCGAAACGGCGACAAAAGCTCTTAAAATTTCCGCCGAAGAGTTAAAAGAGCTCGGATTAATTGACGATATTATCGACGAGCCGCTTGAGGGTGCTCATAGAGATTATGATAAAACGGCGGAAAATATTAAAAAATACTTTTTAGCTCAGATAGAGGAGTTAAAAAATCTTTCAAAAGAAGAACTTCTTCAAAGAAGATTCGAAAAATATTTAAATTACGGTAGCTTTAAGGAGGCTAAAAAATGA
- a CDS encoding beta-ketoacyl-ACP synthase II, translating into MSRIVVTGIGMINAVGLNKDEAFDNIIAGKTGIDRITHFDPEGFGSQIAGEVKGFDPKTIMDAKEVKKADRFIQLALAAAKEAMADSGLEDYNGERFGISAASGIGGLPVIEKASVIVETRGPRRISPFFIPSALVNMIGGFVSIEYGLKGPNLASVTACAAGTHAITEAYKTLKAGMADKMMVVAGEACICPVGVGGFAAMKALSTRNDDPKHASRPFDAKRDGFVMGEGGACLILEKYEDAVARGAKIYGEIIGVGESGDANHITTPAPGGEGAYRAMKMAYEMAGRPKIDYINAHGTSTKYNDLYETMAIKTLFGGKEKCPPVSSTKGATGHCLGAAGTIEAVITLMAMNKNILPPTINYEEPDPECDLDYVPNKAREAEIEVAMSNSFGFGGTNGVVIFKKVK; encoded by the coding sequence ATGAGCAGAATTGTTGTAACTGGTATCGGGATGATTAATGCGGTTGGTCTTAATAAAGATGAAGCTTTTGATAATATTATCGCCGGTAAGACGGGGATTGACAGAATTACTCACTTCGATCCTGAAGGGTTCGGTTCTCAAATCGCTGGAGAAGTAAAAGGATTTGACCCTAAAACTATTATGGATGCGAAAGAGGTAAAAAAAGCTGACAGATTCATTCAACTCGCACTTGCTGCGGCAAAAGAAGCTATGGCCGATAGCGGGCTTGAAGATTATAATGGAGAAAGATTCGGTATCTCTGCGGCAAGCGGTATCGGGGGACTTCCTGTTATCGAAAAAGCAAGCGTAATCGTTGAAACGAGAGGTCCGAGAAGAATTTCTCCTTTCTTTATTCCGAGCGCTCTTGTAAATATGATAGGCGGATTCGTATCTATCGAATACGGACTAAAAGGTCCTAACCTTGCAAGCGTAACTGCTTGTGCGGCCGGAACTCACGCTATCACGGAAGCATATAAAACTCTAAAAGCCGGAATGGCTGATAAAATGATGGTAGTGGCCGGAGAAGCTTGTATTTGTCCTGTGGGAGTTGGCGGATTTGCCGCTATGAAAGCTCTATCTACAAGAAACGACGACCCTAAGCATGCAAGCAGACCGTTTGATGCGAAAAGAGACGGATTCGTTATGGGTGAAGGCGGTGCTTGTTTGATTCTTGAAAAATATGAAGACGCTGTAGCAAGAGGCGCTAAAATTTACGGAGAAATTATCGGTGTGGGTGAGAGCGGAGACGCAAACCACATCACTACTCCGGCTCCTGGAGGAGAAGGTGCTTATAGAGCTATGAAAATGGCTTATGAAATGGCCGGACGTCCGAAAATCGACTATATTAACGCGCACGGAACATCAACAAAATATAACGACCTTTATGAAACAATGGCTATTAAGACGCTTTTCGGAGGAAAAGAAAAATGCCCTCCTGTAAGTTCGACTAAAGGTGCGACGGGGCATTGTTTAGGTGCTGCCGGAACTATCGAAGCGGTTATTACTTTAATGGCTATGAATAAAAACATCTTACCACCGACAATCAATTACGAAGAACCGGATCCGGAATGTGATTTGGATTATGTTCCGAATAAAGCGAGAGAAGCTGAAATCGAAGTTGCTATGAGTAACTCGTTCGGTTTCGGTGGTACAAACGGAGTTGTAATATTTAAAAAAGTAAAATAA
- the acpP gene encoding acyl carrier protein codes for MALFDEVKEVIVEQLNVSPEEVKPEAKFVEDLGADSLDVVEMIMALEEKFEIEIPDSEAEKIQTVQDVVNYIEQHKK; via the coding sequence ATGGCACTATTTGATGAAGTAAAAGAAGTTATCGTTGAGCAATTAAACGTAAGTCCGGAGGAAGTAAAACCGGAAGCTAAATTCGTAGAAGATTTGGGAGCTGACAGCCTTGACGTTGTTGAAATGATTATGGCTCTTGAAGAAAAATTCGAAATCGAAATTCCTGATAGCGAAGCGGAAAAAATCCAAACTGTTCAAGACGTAGTAAATTACATCGAACAACATAAAAAATAA
- the fabG gene encoding 3-oxoacyl-ACP reductase FabG, which translates to MTFSGKNALITGASRGIGAEIARVLAKNGVKVWINYRSNAELADKLKEEIENEGGSAAVIGFDVADEKAFVEAIKTIIDSDGELSYLVNNAGITNDKLAMRMSVEDFKKVIDANLTSTFIGCREALKVMSKKRFGSVVNVASVVAESGNVGQANYVASKGGVIAMTKTFALEGAARNIRFNTVTPGFIDTDMTKNLPEKVKEEILNKIPLKRLANPVEVANAVAFLLSDEASYITGETLKVNGGMYM; encoded by the coding sequence ATGACATTTTCCGGTAAGAATGCATTAATTACTGGTGCAAGCAGGGGAATCGGAGCCGAAATAGCAAGAGTTTTGGCAAAAAACGGAGTAAAAGTTTGGATAAATTACAGAAGTAACGCCGAGCTTGCGGACAAATTAAAAGAAGAAATCGAAAACGAAGGCGGGAGTGCGGCAGTTATCGGTTTTGACGTAGCTGATGAAAAAGCGTTTGTCGAAGCTATAAAAACTATAATCGATAGCGACGGAGAGCTTAGTTATCTTGTAAATAACGCTGGTATTACAAACGACAAACTTGCTATGAGAATGAGTGTGGAAGATTTCAAAAAAGTAATCGACGCAAATCTTACTTCTACATTTATAGGATGTAGAGAGGCACTGAAAGTAATGAGTAAAAAAAGATTCGGAAGCGTTGTAAACGTAGCGAGTGTAGTAGCCGAAAGCGGAAACGTAGGTCAGGCGAATTATGTTGCGAGTAAAGGCGGAGTTATCGCTATGACAAAAACTTTCGCACTTGAAGGTGCGGCGAGAAATATTAGATTTAATACCGTAACTCCGGGATTTATCGATACAGATATGACAAAAAATCTTCCTGAAAAGGTAAAAGAGGAGATTTTAAATAAAATTCCTCTAAAAAGACTTGCAAATCCTGTTGAGGTTGCAAATGCGGTTGCTTTTCTTTTAAGCGACGAAGCAAGTTACATTACGGGAGAAACGCTTAAAGTAAACGGCGGAATGTATATGTAA
- the mraY gene encoding phospho-N-acetylmuramoyl-pentapeptide-transferase, which produces MLYYLYEHFGINLFHYISVRAIISFFIAFLLTLYLMPKFITWAKEKATQPIYDLAPENHQQKSKTPTMGGVVFISSAIIAIILTVKFNFFTIISLLSALGFMLIGIMDDWGKIKGKSNQAGLSAKRKFILQWILAFLIAFALYFYGFDTSLYIPFYKYPVIDMGIFAVVFWAFVIVGMSNAVNLTDGLDGLATIPSVFSFLTLSIFLYFSGNAIFSRYLYLPFELGVGEVVVISMALMGALLGFLWYNANPAEIFMGDSGSLTLGALIGLFAIFAKSEILLIFIGFVFIMETVSVILQVGSYKTRGKRIFLMAPIHHHFEELGWSENKITIRFWIIALITNIIAILSIKIR; this is translated from the coding sequence ATGTTATATTATTTATACGAGCACTTCGGAATCAATCTATTCCACTATATTTCGGTTAGAGCAATTATATCCTTTTTTATAGCATTTTTGCTAACTCTATATCTTATGCCTAAGTTCATTACTTGGGCAAAAGAAAAAGCCACCCAGCCAATATACGATTTGGCTCCCGAAAATCATCAACAAAAATCAAAAACCCCTACAATGGGCGGAGTCGTTTTCATTTCAAGCGCCATTATCGCCATAATTTTAACGGTCAAGTTTAATTTTTTTACGATAATCTCTCTTCTTAGCGCACTCGGATTTATGCTTATCGGCATAATGGACGATTGGGGCAAAATCAAAGGAAAAAGCAACCAAGCAGGTCTTAGCGCAAAAAGAAAATTCATCCTCCAATGGATTTTGGCATTTTTAATTGCGTTTGCTCTTTATTTTTACGGATTCGATACGAGTCTTTATATTCCTTTTTATAAATATCCGGTTATCGATATGGGAATTTTTGCCGTAGTATTTTGGGCTTTTGTGATTGTGGGAATGAGCAACGCCGTTAATCTTACCGACGGACTTGACGGACTTGCTACGATTCCGAGCGTCTTTTCGTTTTTGACTCTTTCCATATTTTTATATTTCAGCGGAAACGCTATTTTTAGTAGATATTTATATCTGCCTTTTGAACTTGGAGTCGGAGAAGTGGTCGTAATTTCTATGGCTCTTATGGGAGCGCTTTTAGGATTTTTATGGTATAACGCAAATCCGGCTGAAATTTTTATGGGAGATAGCGGAAGTTTGACCTTGGGAGCGTTAATAGGACTATTCGCTATTTTTGCAAAAAGCGAAATTCTTTTGATTTTCATCGGTTTCGTATTTATTATGGAAACGGTTTCGGTTATACTTCAAGTAGGAAGTTACAAAACAAGAGGAAAAAGAATTTTTCTTATGGCGCCGATTCATCACCATTTCGAAGAACTCGGTTGGAGCGAAAACAAAATTACGATAAGATTTTGGATAATCGCTTTAATTACAAATATCATAGCAATTTTAAGCATTAAAATCAGATAA